From Sphingomonas hengshuiensis, one genomic window encodes:
- a CDS encoding O-antigen ligase family protein — protein MSAAEMLAVAVGLILPLAAALLFRTYTLVVSPPAWEVARQLGLPFVLAEIGFLLCARRQGMELWTILAEWPRWLRWALWVFVGSFWISSAFVSQRPATSLAFTLIWLVHLLFAAAAFHLVRAAGGVDPWRFGGWLSAGLAAMVLAIALHFLILPADLIGHQGVIDWGSAVPGFISSRLFGAWTGAVAAFLAGLIWLRETGGRRPGWLYPAFALVALLMMWSGTRAALMGCGVAMLGGWAVAGPPPVRAMMVKALPILAAAALLAIPLAPYGHPQFYMYMPGDGASVAGFSSGRNIFWASALRVFVQHPLFGTGAASSWWLVPLDGFYHVQPHNAVVQFLLNWGIVATVAALALLAGATWFAHRAARRNRDLLPMVMLLDCLLAMSMVDGMLHFVRFVMLIAFALAVCLATPPKPPAALAI, from the coding sequence TTGTCCGCAGCCGAGATGCTCGCGGTGGCAGTGGGGTTGATACTGCCGCTGGCCGCCGCATTGCTCTTTCGGACCTACACGCTGGTCGTCAGTCCGCCAGCGTGGGAAGTCGCCCGCCAGTTGGGACTGCCTTTCGTCCTCGCGGAGATCGGCTTCCTTCTCTGCGCGCGGCGACAAGGGATGGAGCTTTGGACGATCCTCGCGGAATGGCCGCGCTGGCTGCGTTGGGCGCTGTGGGTTTTCGTCGGCAGCTTCTGGATCAGTTCGGCCTTTGTTTCCCAGCGGCCCGCGACGTCACTGGCGTTTACGCTGATCTGGCTGGTGCACCTGCTTTTCGCTGCGGCGGCATTTCATCTGGTGCGCGCGGCGGGCGGAGTCGATCCGTGGCGATTTGGCGGGTGGCTGAGCGCCGGGCTGGCAGCGATGGTGCTGGCGATCGCGCTGCATTTCCTGATCCTGCCCGCCGACCTGATCGGGCATCAGGGCGTGATCGATTGGGGATCGGCGGTGCCGGGCTTCATTTCGAGCCGCCTGTTCGGGGCGTGGACGGGGGCAGTCGCCGCATTCCTGGCGGGGCTCATCTGGCTGCGCGAGACCGGCGGACGGCGCCCGGGCTGGCTGTATCCTGCGTTCGCGCTGGTCGCGCTGCTGATGATGTGGAGCGGCACCCGCGCGGCGCTGATGGGATGCGGCGTGGCAATGCTGGGCGGCTGGGCAGTCGCGGGGCCGCCGCCGGTGCGTGCGATGATGGTGAAGGCGCTCCCGATCCTCGCTGCTGCGGCGCTGCTGGCGATTCCGCTCGCCCCGTATGGCCACCCGCAATTCTATATGTACATGCCCGGCGACGGCGCGTCGGTGGCGGGTTTTAGCAGCGGGCGAAACATATTCTGGGCCTCGGCGCTGCGGGTGTTTGTGCAGCATCCGCTGTTCGGGACGGGAGCGGCGTCGAGCTGGTGGCTGGTGCCGCTGGATGGTTTCTACCATGTCCAGCCGCACAATGCCGTCGTGCAGTTCCTGCTCAATTGGGGGATCGTCGCGACCGTGGCGGCATTGGCGCTGCTGGCGGGCGCGACCTGGTTCGCCCATCGCGCGGCGCGGCGAAACCGCGACCTGCTGCCTATGGTGATGCTGCTCGATTGCCTGCTGGCGATGAGCATGGTGGACGGGATGCTGCATTTCGTGCGCTTCGTCATGCTGATCGCGTTCGCGCTGGCAGTGTGCCTGGCCACCCCACCCAAGCCGCCTGCCGCTCTCGCGATCTGA
- a CDS encoding F0F1 ATP synthase subunit delta: MENSGGIQASLSGRYATALFALARDAHTLPQVEASLATVRAALDESPDFKALTSSPLIGRKDAGKAIAATAPVLGLDATTTSFLGVLAENRRLNQLPAIIRAFRQLAAQHRGETTAEVVSAHPLDAAQVDALKQQLRTRTGRDVTVDLSVDPSLLGGLVVKIGSQMIDSSIRTRLNSLAHAMKG; encoded by the coding sequence GTGGAGAATTCCGGCGGTATCCAGGCCAGCCTAAGCGGACGCTACGCAACCGCCTTGTTTGCGCTCGCGCGCGACGCGCACACGCTGCCCCAGGTCGAGGCGAGCCTCGCCACGGTGCGCGCGGCGCTCGACGAGTCGCCCGATTTCAAGGCGCTGACGTCCAGCCCGCTGATCGGTCGCAAGGACGCGGGCAAGGCGATCGCCGCCACCGCGCCGGTGCTCGGGCTCGATGCGACGACGACCAGCTTCCTCGGCGTCCTCGCCGAGAATCGCCGGCTGAACCAGCTTCCCGCGATCATCCGCGCCTTCCGCCAGCTCGCGGCGCAGCATCGCGGCGAGACCACGGCAGAAGTCGTCTCCGCCCATCCTCTCGACGCCGCCCAGGTCGATGCGCTCAAGCAGCAGCTTCGCACCCGCACCGGGCGTGACGTCACCGTCGACCTGTCGGTCGATCCCTCGCTCCTCGGCGGGCTGGTCGTGAAGATCGGCAGCCAGATGATCGATTCGTCGATCCGGACCCGCTTGAACTCCCTCGCGCACGCGATGAAAGGCTGA
- a CDS encoding F0F1 ATP synthase subunit gamma, whose translation MASLKALKVRIGSVKSTQKITKAMKMVAAAKLRRAQEAAEAGRPYAQRLESVVASLASKVTVSESSPKLLAGTGKDQVQLLVVATSDKGLAGAFNSNIARLARRRAQELEAEGKTVKIYTIGRKGRAVLNRLFPKNIVHSIEPGDLGKLTFADARGYADDLIARFEAGEFDVATLFYSNFKSVLTQEPTEQQLIPVAVPAAAAPAVGATADAAVTYEPDEESILADLLPRNVAVQLYRAMRENAASEQGSKMTAMDNATRNAGDLIKRLSIQYNRARQAAITTELVEIISGAEAL comes from the coding sequence ATGGCCTCTCTCAAGGCACTCAAGGTCCGCATCGGCTCGGTGAAGTCGACGCAGAAGATCACCAAGGCGATGAAGATGGTCGCCGCCGCGAAGCTGCGCCGTGCGCAGGAAGCGGCGGAGGCCGGGCGTCCCTATGCCCAGCGCCTCGAGAGCGTCGTCGCGAGCCTCGCGTCGAAGGTCACGGTGAGCGAATCTTCGCCGAAGCTGCTCGCGGGCACCGGCAAGGACCAGGTCCAACTGCTCGTCGTCGCGACCAGCGACAAGGGTCTGGCCGGCGCGTTCAACTCGAACATCGCCCGCCTGGCCCGCCGGCGCGCGCAGGAGCTGGAGGCCGAGGGCAAGACGGTCAAGATCTACACGATCGGTCGCAAGGGCCGCGCGGTGCTCAACCGCCTCTTCCCCAAGAACATCGTCCATTCGATCGAGCCCGGCGATCTCGGCAAGCTGACCTTCGCCGATGCGCGTGGCTATGCCGACGACCTGATCGCCCGCTTCGAAGCCGGTGAGTTCGACGTCGCGACGCTCTTCTATTCGAACTTCAAGTCGGTGCTGACCCAGGAGCCGACCGAGCAGCAGCTCATCCCGGTCGCGGTCCCCGCCGCCGCCGCACCCGCGGTCGGCGCCACCGCCGACGCCGCCGTCACCTATGAGCCCGACGAGGAATCGATCCTCGCCGACCTGCTGCCGCGCAACGTCGCGGTCCAGCTTTATCGTGCGATGCGCGAGAACGCTGCGTCCGAGCAGGGCAGCAAGATGACCGCGATGGACAACGCCACGCGCAACGCGGGCGATCTAATCAAGCGCCTGTCGATCCAGTATAACCGCGCCCGTCAGGCCGCGATCACGACCGAGCTGGTCGAAATCATCTCGGGCGCCGAAGCGCTCTGA
- a CDS encoding CpaF family protein, with the protein MSAFGRRSGLGGGTGTRPAFGVARPMQGPGPARPEPLPGGDQFPPLGSVPLPGAATFPQGIDAPSVSPASSEALQRLADRQAQSGDAGASRMEGFEASIHRIKEQVLPRLLERVDPEAAATLTKDELAEEFRPIIGEVLAELKLTLNRREQFALEKVLVDELLGLGPLEELLSDPAISDIMVNGPEQTFIERKGKLELANIQFRDEEHLFQIAQRICNSVGRRVDQTTPLADARLKDGSRVNVIVPPLSLRGTAISIRKFSAKPITLDMMAQGGSMSQKMATMLKIAGASRFNIVISGGTGSGKTTMLNALSKMIDPGERVLTIEDAAELRLQQPHWLPLETRPPNLEGQGEITIRDLVKNALRMRPDRIILGEIRGSECFDMLSAMNTGHDGSMCTLHSNSPREALARMENMVMMSDIKVPKEAISRQIADSVDLIIQVKRLRDGSRRVTNVTEVIGMEGPVIVTQELFKFEYLDEGTDGKIIGEYRSQGLRPYTLDKAKQYGFDQALLEACL; encoded by the coding sequence ATGAGCGCTTTCGGACGACGCAGCGGCCTTGGAGGTGGCACCGGCACGCGCCCCGCCTTTGGCGTCGCCCGGCCGATGCAGGGTCCCGGCCCTGCTCGCCCCGAGCCCCTGCCCGGCGGCGATCAGTTCCCGCCGCTCGGCAGCGTCCCGCTGCCCGGCGCCGCCACCTTCCCGCAAGGGATCGACGCACCATCCGTCAGCCCCGCCAGCAGCGAAGCGCTCCAGCGCCTCGCCGATCGCCAGGCGCAGTCGGGCGACGCCGGCGCGTCGCGGATGGAGGGGTTCGAGGCCTCGATCCACCGGATCAAGGAACAGGTCCTCCCGCGCCTGCTCGAACGCGTCGATCCCGAAGCGGCGGCGACGCTGACCAAGGACGAGCTGGCCGAGGAATTCCGCCCGATCATCGGCGAAGTGCTCGCCGAGCTGAAGCTGACGCTCAACCGCCGCGAGCAGTTCGCGCTCGAAAAGGTGCTGGTCGACGAACTGCTGGGCCTCGGCCCGCTCGAGGAACTGCTGTCCGACCCCGCAATCTCGGACATCATGGTCAACGGTCCCGAACAGACCTTCATCGAGCGCAAGGGCAAGCTCGAACTCGCCAATATCCAGTTCCGCGACGAGGAGCATCTGTTCCAGATCGCGCAGCGCATCTGCAACTCGGTCGGCCGCCGCGTCGACCAGACCACGCCGCTCGCCGACGCCCGGCTCAAGGACGGCAGCCGCGTCAACGTGATCGTGCCGCCGCTGTCCCTGCGCGGCACCGCCATCTCGATCCGCAAATTCTCCGCCAAGCCGATCACGCTCGACATGATGGCGCAGGGTGGATCGATGTCGCAGAAAATGGCGACGATGCTCAAGATCGCGGGCGCCAGCCGCTTCAACATCGTCATTTCGGGCGGCACCGGCTCGGGCAAGACGACGATGCTCAACGCGCTGTCCAAGATGATCGACCCCGGCGAGCGCGTGCTGACGATCGAGGACGCGGCCGAACTGCGGCTCCAACAGCCGCACTGGCTCCCGCTCGAAACCCGCCCCCCCAATCTGGAGGGTCAGGGGGAGATCACGATCCGCGACCTCGTCAAGAACGCGCTGCGCATGCGCCCCGATCGCATCATCCTGGGCGAAATCCGCGGCTCGGAATGTTTCGACATGCTCTCGGCGATGAACACCGGCCATGACGGATCGATGTGTACGCTCCACTCCAATTCCCCGCGCGAGGCGCTGGCGCGTATGGAGAACATGGTGATGATGTCGGACATCAAGGTGCCCAAGGAAGCGATCAGCCGCCAGATCGCCGATTCGGTCGATCTCATCATCCAGGTGAAGCGCCTGCGCGACGGGTCGCGCCGCGTGACCAACGTAACCGAAGTCATCGGCATGGAAGGCCCGGTGATCGTGACGCAGGAACTGTTCAAGTTCGAATATCTCGACGAAGGCACCGACGGCAAGATCATCGGCGAATATCGCTCGCAGGGCCTGCGCCCCTATACGCTCGACAAGGCCAAGCAATATGGCTTCGACCAGGCGTTGCTCGAAGCCTGCCTCTGA
- a CDS encoding pyridoxamine 5'-phosphate oxidase family protein, with amino-acid sequence MADTTELKKALWDRMSASPFLMVGLTSGGHSEPLTAQLDPDQVDTLFFFVGKDNRLAPGGPAMAQFVSKGHDYFACLAGTVRIDNDRAMIDKLWNNQVEAWFPEGKQDPNLALIRFDIDDAELWQSDISLTGKVKMMFGGTIRASESGSHAKVPTTAES; translated from the coding sequence ATGGCCGACACCACCGAACTCAAAAAGGCGCTCTGGGACAGGATGTCCGCCAGCCCGTTCCTGATGGTCGGCCTCACCAGCGGCGGCCATAGCGAGCCGCTGACCGCGCAGCTCGATCCCGATCAGGTCGACACGCTGTTCTTCTTCGTCGGCAAGGACAATCGGCTGGCACCCGGCGGCCCGGCGATGGCGCAGTTCGTGTCGAAAGGGCATGACTATTTCGCCTGCCTCGCCGGCACCGTCCGAATCGACAATGACCGCGCGATGATCGACAAGCTCTGGAACAACCAGGTCGAGGCCTGGTTTCCCGAAGGCAAGCAGGACCCGAACCTTGCGCTGATCCGCTTCGACATCGACGATGCCGAGCTGTGGCAATCCGACATATCGCTGACCGGCAAGGTCAAGATGATGTTCGGCGGCACGATCCGCGCCAGCGAATCGGGCAGCCATGCCAAGGTGCCGACCACCGCGGAATCCTGA
- a CDS encoding aspartyl protease family protein, with translation MFALLFPVLAAAQSPATTRLAPDAEAQWVAFTLNRYNQIRFTLDIGGRPARAILDTGLSDSVVSSAFAAAAGLQPRRQVRAKAIGGDVAVTWADAPAIRFGGVTRSGGRVGILPPQSETRFEIDALIGSDILGCCALDIDFERRRFRILPSGRIPFAGTSVPLRRGTSGLYFATATLAGKRLSPVVVDTGDGASLTLATPAWVATGYRGSAVTTTIGWGIGGATVTDTAILPSLELGTLPPRESEVRIEPPRGFLDRIGVAARLGMGTLQRYRVLLDPAAGHMVLAPGPTATTSAIRSTSGLLLDFTGTALRIVHVMRGSPAAAAGLRDGDTICAADGVAVAEQVDAQGLVAWTAGAPGRTVRLSLCDGRERRVTLANFY, from the coding sequence GTGTTTGCGTTGCTTTTCCCCGTGCTTGCCGCCGCCCAGTCGCCTGCGACTACACGGCTCGCCCCTGATGCCGAGGCGCAATGGGTCGCGTTCACGCTGAACCGCTATAACCAGATCCGCTTCACCCTCGATATTGGCGGGCGCCCGGCACGGGCGATCCTCGACACCGGGCTAAGCGACAGCGTCGTCAGCAGCGCCTTCGCCGCCGCTGCGGGCCTTCAGCCGCGGCGTCAGGTCCGCGCAAAGGCGATCGGCGGCGATGTCGCGGTGACCTGGGCCGATGCGCCCGCGATCCGCTTTGGCGGGGTGACGCGCAGCGGCGGGCGCGTCGGCATCCTCCCGCCACAGAGCGAGACGCGCTTCGAAATCGACGCGCTGATCGGCAGCGACATCCTCGGTTGCTGCGCGCTCGACATCGATTTCGAACGCCGCCGGTTCCGCATCCTGCCCAGCGGGCGGATTCCGTTTGCTGGGACCAGCGTGCCGTTGCGCCGCGGCACGTCGGGGCTGTATTTCGCGACGGCGACGCTCGCCGGAAAGCGGCTTTCGCCCGTGGTTGTCGATACCGGCGACGGCGCCTCGCTGACACTGGCGACCCCGGCTTGGGTCGCGACCGGCTATCGCGGATCGGCGGTTACCACCACGATCGGCTGGGGCATCGGCGGCGCCACCGTCACCGACACCGCCATCTTGCCCTCGCTGGAATTGGGCACCCTCCCCCCGCGCGAAAGCGAAGTGCGGATCGAGCCGCCGCGCGGCTTTCTCGACCGGATCGGCGTGGCCGCGCGGCTCGGCATGGGCACGCTGCAACGCTACCGCGTGCTGCTCGATCCCGCCGCCGGGCATATGGTGCTCGCACCCGGCCCCACCGCCACGACGTCCGCGATACGCTCGACCTCAGGCCTCTTGCTCGATTTCACCGGCACCGCGCTCCGCATCGTCCATGTCATGCGCGGCTCCCCCGCAGCGGCGGCGGGGCTGCGCGACGGCGATACGATCTGCGCTGCGGACGGCGTGGCGGTCGCCGAACAGGTCGATGCGCAGGGACTCGTCGCCTGGACCGCGGGCGCGCCGGGCCGCACAGTGCGGCTGTCGCTGTGCGATGGCCGCGAGCGGAGGGTGACTCTCGCGAACTTCTACTGA
- a CDS encoding DUF6265 family protein, with protein MLSALFSVILASAPVPLWMVGTWCTAPTNGRQMCERWEGDPQGGLSGVAEVRRDGAVSPGETMRIAQQGGVLVFHAEPRGQAPTDFRAIMVSADAITFENRAHDYPQRVRYWREGAALMAEISLADGSKPMRWTFHRTGE; from the coding sequence ATGTTGAGCGCGCTTTTTTCGGTCATCCTCGCCTCCGCGCCGGTGCCGCTATGGATGGTCGGCACCTGGTGCACCGCACCCACCAACGGGCGGCAGATGTGCGAGCGGTGGGAGGGCGATCCGCAGGGCGGGCTTTCGGGAGTTGCCGAGGTTCGGCGCGACGGTGCGGTCAGCCCCGGCGAGACGATGCGGATTGCGCAGCAGGGCGGGGTGTTGGTGTTCCACGCCGAGCCGCGCGGGCAGGCGCCTACCGATTTTCGCGCGATCATGGTCTCGGCGGATGCGATAACCTTCGAGAACCGCGCCCATGATTATCCGCAGCGCGTGCGCTATTGGCGCGAGGGGGCTGCGCTGATGGCCGAAATATCGCTGGCCGATGGCAGCAAGCCGATGCGCTGGACCTTCCACCGCACCGGCGAATAG
- the atpD gene encoding F0F1 ATP synthase subunit beta, with the protein MATAAEITRPGTTNNVGRISQVIGAVVDVAFEGELPAILSALETDNNGTRLVLEVAQHLGESTVRTIAMDATEGLTRGQTVRDTGSQIRVPVGPKTLGRILNVIGEPIDERGPVDAELTSPIHAPAPLFVDQSTESSILVTGIKVIDLLAPYAKGGKIGLFGGAGVGKTVLIQELINNIAKGHGGTSVFAGVGERTREGNDLYHEFLDAGVIAKDADGNAISEGSKVALVYGQMNEPPGARARVALSGLTIAEYFRDVEGQDVLFFVDNIFRFTQAGAEVSALLGRIPSAVGYQPTLSTDMGALQERITSTNKGSITSVQAVYVPADDLTDPAPATSFAHLDATTVLNRAISELGIYPAVDPLDSTSRVLEPRVVGQEHYETARAVQSILQKYKSLQDIIAILGMDELSEEDKLTVSRARKIQRFLSQPFHVAEVFTGIPGAFVQIEDTIKSFKAVVNGEYDHLPESAFYMVGGIDDAIAKAKKLADEA; encoded by the coding sequence ATGGCAACCGCCGCTGAAATCACCCGTCCGGGTACTACCAACAATGTCGGCCGCATCAGCCAGGTGATCGGCGCCGTCGTCGACGTCGCGTTCGAGGGCGAGCTGCCGGCGATCCTTTCGGCGCTGGAGACCGACAATAACGGCACGCGCCTCGTGCTCGAAGTCGCACAGCATCTGGGCGAGAGCACCGTCCGCACGATCGCGATGGACGCGACCGAGGGCCTGACCCGCGGCCAGACCGTCCGCGACACCGGCTCGCAGATCCGCGTCCCCGTCGGCCCCAAGACGCTGGGCCGCATCCTCAACGTCATCGGTGAGCCGATCGACGAGCGTGGCCCGGTCGATGCCGAGCTGACCTCGCCGATCCACGCCCCCGCCCCGCTGTTCGTCGACCAGTCGACCGAAAGCTCGATCCTCGTCACCGGCATCAAGGTGATCGACTTGCTCGCGCCTTATGCGAAGGGCGGCAAGATCGGCCTGTTCGGCGGCGCCGGCGTCGGCAAGACCGTGCTCATTCAGGAACTGATCAACAACATCGCCAAGGGCCATGGCGGCACCTCGGTGTTCGCCGGCGTCGGCGAGCGCACCCGCGAGGGTAACGATCTGTACCACGAGTTCCTCGACGCGGGCGTCATCGCGAAGGATGCCGACGGCAATGCGATCAGCGAAGGCTCGAAGGTCGCGCTGGTCTATGGCCAGATGAACGAGCCGCCGGGCGCCCGCGCACGCGTCGCGCTGTCGGGCCTGACGATCGCCGAATATTTCCGCGACGTCGAAGGCCAGGACGTGCTGTTCTTCGTCGACAACATCTTCCGCTTCACCCAGGCAGGCGCCGAAGTGTCGGCACTGCTGGGCCGCATCCCGTCGGCCGTGGGCTATCAGCCCACCCTGTCGACCGACATGGGCGCACTGCAGGAGCGGATCACCTCGACCAACAAGGGCTCGATCACGTCGGTCCAGGCCGTGTACGTCCCCGCCGACGATCTTACCGATCCGGCGCCGGCCACGTCCTTCGCCCATCTCGACGCGACGACCGTGCTCAACCGCGCGATCTCGGAACTTGGCATCTATCCGGCGGTCGATCCCCTCGATTCGACCAGCCGCGTTCTCGAACCCCGCGTCGTCGGCCAGGAGCATTACGAAACGGCCCGCGCCGTCCAGTCGATCCTCCAGAAGTACAAGTCGCTCCAGGACATCATCGCGATCCTGGGCATGGACGAGCTTTCGGAAGAAGATAAGCTCACGGTCAGCCGCGCACGCAAGATCCAGCGCTTCCTGTCGCAGCCGTTCCACGTCGCCGAAGTCTTCACCGGCATCCCCGGCGCGTTCGTGCAGATCGAGGACACGATCAAGTCGTTCAAGGCCGTGGTGAACGGCGAGTACGACCATCTGCCGGAAAGCGCCTTCTACATGGTCGGCGGCATCGACGACGCCATCGCCAAGGCCAAGAAGCTGGCCGACGAGGCGTAA
- the atpA gene encoding F0F1 ATP synthase subunit alpha → MDIRAAEISKVIKDQIANFGTEAQVSETGQVLSVGDGIARIHGLDNVQAGEMVEFSNGIQGMALNLEADNVGVVIFGSDAEIKEGDTVKRTGTIVDVPVGKGLLGRVVDGLGNPIDGKGPIVAEKRSRVEVKAPGIIPRQSVSEPMQSGLKAIDALVPVGRGQRELIIGDRQTGKSAVAIDTFINQKTVNAGTDESKKLYCVYVAVGQKRSTVAQLVKTLEENGAMEYSIVVAATASEPAPLQFLAPYTGTAMGEYFRDNGMHALIVFDDLSKQAVAYRQMSLLLRRPPGREAYPGDVFYLHSRLLERAAKMSDANGGGSLTALPIIETQAGDVSAYIPTNVISITDGQIFLETDLFFAGVRPAINVGLSVSRVGSAAQTKAMKKVSGSIKLELAQYREMAAFAQFGSDLDASTQRLLNRGARLTELLKQPQFSPLPFEEQTVSIFAGTQGFLDSVPVQDVVRYEQAMLTEMRTSHADILTAIRESKDLKDDVRDKLKAALTAFAKTFA, encoded by the coding sequence ATGGATATCCGCGCCGCAGAAATCTCGAAGGTCATCAAGGACCAGATCGCCAATTTCGGCACCGAGGCCCAGGTTTCGGAAACCGGCCAGGTGCTCAGCGTCGGTGACGGCATCGCGCGCATCCACGGGCTGGACAATGTCCAGGCCGGTGAGATGGTCGAATTCTCGAACGGCATCCAGGGCATGGCGCTCAACCTCGAGGCCGACAATGTCGGCGTCGTGATCTTCGGCTCGGACGCCGAGATCAAGGAAGGCGACACCGTCAAGCGCACCGGCACCATCGTCGACGTCCCCGTCGGCAAGGGTCTGCTGGGCCGCGTCGTGGACGGCCTCGGCAACCCGATCGACGGCAAGGGCCCGATCGTCGCCGAGAAGCGCAGCCGCGTCGAAGTCAAGGCACCGGGCATCATCCCGCGCCAGTCGGTCAGCGAGCCGATGCAGTCGGGCCTGAAGGCGATCGACGCCCTCGTCCCCGTCGGCCGTGGCCAGCGCGAACTGATCATCGGCGATCGCCAGACCGGCAAGTCGGCCGTCGCGATCGACACCTTCATCAACCAGAAGACCGTCAACGCCGGCACCGATGAGAGCAAGAAGCTCTATTGCGTGTACGTCGCCGTCGGCCAGAAGCGCTCGACCGTCGCACAGCTCGTCAAGACGCTCGAAGAAAACGGCGCGATGGAATATTCGATCGTGGTCGCTGCGACCGCGTCGGAGCCCGCCCCGCTTCAGTTCCTCGCGCCTTACACCGGCACTGCGATGGGCGAGTATTTCCGTGACAACGGGATGCACGCGCTGATCGTGTTCGACGATCTGTCGAAGCAGGCCGTGGCCTATCGCCAGATGTCGCTGCTGCTGCGCCGCCCGCCGGGCCGCGAAGCCTATCCCGGCGACGTCTTCTATCTCCACAGCCGCCTGCTCGAGCGCGCCGCGAAGATGAGCGACGCGAACGGTGGCGGCTCGCTCACCGCGCTGCCGATCATCGAGACGCAAGCCGGCGACGTGTCGGCCTATATCCCGACCAACGTGATCTCGATCACCGACGGCCAGATCTTCCTCGAAACCGACCTGTTCTTCGCGGGCGTCCGCCCGGCGATCAACGTCGGTCTGTCGGTGTCGCGCGTCGGCTCGGCGGCACAGACCAAGGCGATGAAGAAGGTCTCGGGCTCGATCAAGCTCGAGCTCGCCCAGTATCGCGAAATGGCCGCCTTCGCCCAGTTCGGCTCGGACCTCGACGCCTCGACTCAGCGCCTGCTGAACCGCGGCGCGCGCCTGACCGAGCTGCTCAAGCAGCCGCAGTTTTCGCCGCTGCCGTTCGAAGAGCAGACCGTGTCGATCTTCGCAGGCACCCAGGGCTTCCTGGACAGCGTGCCGGTGCAGGACGTGGTCCGCTACGAGCAGGCGATGCTGACCGAGATGCGCACCAGCCACGCCGACATCCTGACTGCGATCCGCGAGAGCAAGGACCTCAAGGACGACGTCCGCGACAAGCTCAAGGCCGCGCTGACGGCGTTCGCGAAGACCTTCGCGTAA
- a CDS encoding ATP synthase F1 subunit epsilon, with amino-acid sequence MSLHFELVTPERLVRSEDVHMVVVPGTEGDFGVLEGHAPLMSTVRDGTLEIYKSGATTPETIRIEGGFAEVNARGLTVLAEKAE; translated from the coding sequence ATGTCCCTCCACTTCGAACTCGTCACCCCCGAACGTCTCGTCCGCTCCGAGGACGTGCACATGGTCGTCGTCCCCGGCACCGAGGGCGATTTCGGCGTGCTGGAGGGCCATGCCCCGCTGATGAGCACCGTCCGCGACGGCACGCTCGAAATCTACAAGAGCGGCGCCACCACGCCCGAGACGATCCGCATCGAAGGCGGCTTCGCCGAGGTCAATGCGCGCGGGCTCACCGTGCTGGCCGAAAAGGCCGAATAA
- a CDS encoding YkvA family protein yields MGPSLAHRIRTEAHAVWLAVRDPRTPMPARLFGLLVAAYALSPIDLIPDFIPVLGLLDDIVLIPIGVWLFEKMVPPALLAEYRAVARAETQYPVSVAGIAIVVAIWGVLAYTLWSLAAWIYD; encoded by the coding sequence ATGGGTCCATCGCTCGCGCACCGCATCCGCACCGAAGCCCATGCCGTATGGCTCGCCGTGCGCGACCCCCGCACGCCGATGCCGGCGCGGCTGTTCGGCCTGTTGGTCGCGGCCTATGCGCTCTCGCCGATCGACCTGATCCCCGATTTCATTCCCGTGCTCGGCCTTCTCGACGACATCGTGCTGATCCCCATTGGCGTGTGGCTGTTCGAAAAGATGGTCCCGCCCGCCCTGCTCGCCGAATATCGCGCCGTCGCCCGGGCCGAGACACAATATCCGGTGAGCGTCGCCGGAATCGCCATCGTCGTCGCGATATGGGGTGTCCTTGCCTATACGCTGTGGAGCCTTGCGGCGTGGATCTATGACTGA